The nucleotide sequence TAGATCAGAGGGTTTAACATGGGTGTGATGATGGTATAAAACACAGCCACCATCTTGTCCTCAGTAAAAGTGGTGGAAGGCCTTAGGTAGATGAAGAGGCAGGGGACAAAGAACAAGATCACCACTGTGATGTGGGAAGCACATGTAGACAGGGCCTTGCGCCTCCCCTCTGATGAGCGGGTCTTAAAGGAAAGCAAGATGACAATATAAGAGCCCATAAGAGTGACAAAGCAGCTCAGTGAAATCATGCCACTGTTAGCTATCACAATGAGCCCCACCATGTGTGTCTCTGTGCAAGCCAGCTTCAGTAAAGGGTGGACATCACAGAAGTAGTGGTCAATCAGGTTGGGGCCACAGAACGGCAGTTGTACAGTGAGGATGGTCTGGATGAAGGAATGCACAAACCCTCCTAACCAACAGGTTACCACCAGTATAGAGCAGACCTTCCGGTCCATGATGGTCATATAGCGCAGAGGCTTACAGATAGCCACGTACCTGTCATAGGCCATCACTGTGAGAAGAAAGATCTCTGTGCAGCCAAACAGATGGCAGAAGAAGAGCTGGACCATACAACCAACAAAGGAGatgctcttgactttggcttgggAATCAATAATCAGCTTGGGGGCTGTAACAGAGGAGTAGCAGATGTCGACAAAGGATAGGAAGCTGAGGAAGAAGTACATTGGAGAGTTGAGATTGGGACTCCTTTGAATAGTCATTATAATGAGAAAATTTCCAGTCATGAGTGTCATGTAGAAGAGTAAGAACAGAAAGAAGCATAGTTGCTGCACTTTCTCATTTTGGGAAAGACCCATGAAGATAAATTCCGTAACATTATTTTCCATGGAAACTAGGAAGCTCGCAAGAGGGAACTACAGTGTGACTTTACCTATAGGAAAAAAGTATGAAAGACAATTAGATTTGGGCACATGGTACCataacattgttattttttaaaaaaaattattctctggggcgcctgggtgggtcagttggttgagcgtctgacttcaggtcaggtcatgatctcgtggtctgtgagttcgagccccgcatcaggctctgtgctgacagctcggagcctggagcctgcttcagattctgtgtctccctctctctctgcccctcccccactcatgctctgtctctttgtcaaaaataaataaacattaaaaaaattaaaattattctcaAAATTTGTCACTTAAGGTATTGGTTTGGTTAAAGTATGTTTCTTGAAATTATCAGAGATGGGGGACTGtgtgggaggagaaagagagagagaaagagaaaggaaaaaaaaactttgacaGGCTTTAAACAGATTGAGGAATACATTCTAAGCTCTCCTCCTGTGTCAGTAGTCCAAATTATTGTTGCTCcggaatttaaattaaatctctCTGTTAAATTAAGCCTCTGAGTGGTAACCCTCAGTCTCCTTACTCCAGGATGCTTTTCATCCTTGTTTTAGTTGATGTATGGAATTtacaaaaatgcacacacacacacacacacacacacacacacatatttgcgATCATAGGTAAGTCTTAAAATGTACACTTTGAGTCAAATCTAGGATgtaactagcttttttttttttatgtttatttttgagagagagagcacgagcaggggaggggcagaga is from Neofelis nebulosa isolate mNeoNeb1 chromosome 10, mNeoNeb1.pri, whole genome shotgun sequence and encodes:
- the LOC131487842 gene encoding olfactory receptor 4S2-like yields the protein MENNVTEFIFMGLSQNEKVQQLCFFLFLLFYMTLMTGNFLIIMTIQRSPNLNSPMYFFLSFLSFVDICYSSVTAPKLIIDSQAKVKSISFVGCMVQLFFCHLFGCTEIFLLTVMAYDRYVAICKPLRYMTIMDRKVCSILVVTCWLGGFVHSFIQTILTVQLPFCGPNLIDHYFCDVHPLLKLACTETHMVGLIVIANSGMISLSCFVTLMGSYIVILLSFKTRSSEGRRKALSTCASHITVVILFFVPCLFIYLRPSTTFTEDKMVAVFYTIITPMLNPLIYTLRNTEVKNAMKRLWVGRLLDRNKRDSGVKLSGAGIACIVPVSKRVAGNKSVITS